The Macrobrachium nipponense isolate FS-2020 chromosome 13, ASM1510439v2, whole genome shotgun sequence genome has a window encoding:
- the LOC135225589 gene encoding mucin-2-like, producing MLKDRKLNIAPAIKKQVSDVGYMKTYSPRLVDSNSSMVGAGGTVFFGNGATYTTYGNSVPVIGPAEYHPQFTQAPAVAAAPPPAPSAYQTIVYQQPMYYATQQFQYQPTQTMQAQWGAAPQWRWVTPASYPQPECSSQCLVEPSSLAQRDHTTTAVGSTPNVSTHHVLATPSTSLSSNATTTTTTTMSTSLSITPSASTSTSSLSDVNMTVCNSLLLIKPLTVNGRPALANGKTKSLSSLVSNAVDTNNNLPEVNKEAVCSTPHVSHTATSDLDVSSDSASKMSSSATTVNTIDSSSTNHNAKEESDCIADNVPQVFQNFAIRTSREAFNDCDTLLPVHPEVKPSIENYSSEVPDSEHVYQDSSNTSSLPPGLPYGVFPSARHVSSCPHYTGEVVSGPRSLVPQHVSSPVIMIPSLASLNKPVNSSPLYDLTSKSNTYKTNHAVRSQVSPSPPAAQPQIVSFSTVPISPLTASLEIAKTMPTCVVITSTKDTMACNADAMSSTSVTTCITTTTATSISTTSTVLSNTQSLCSPVNHDSHYSYRPSSVFTPPPVNSVSQSSYRYANQSMWMIVPSYHVWRAGMPCYQLPAPLPTQWPVPPPPSFYATSCMNYTSPTYSGTTSVSSMFTEPVCSGLTLLNNFPARDQTSSEETGLGFVHSKQCEKNYQSSLGENSGADSRVLLHIPPLASSPRVKYGEHSMQKKSKGSRNSKPSHLNRSSPCKAIPPPSKNLRPSKISCQPASRSFNPAAEENDPRPPRDFEDSCGLMPITPPPTPVLKSDSSAIIVSDTNVC from the exons ATGCTTAAAGACAGAAAACTTAATATAGCACCTGCAATTAAAAAGCAAGTCAGTGATGTGGGTTATATGAAG acctactcTCCTCGGTTAGTAGACAGCAACAGTAGCATGGTTGGGGCAGGCGGAACCGTATTTTTCGGCAACGGAGCGACGTACACAACATATGGCAATTCAGTTCCAGTTATCGGACCAGCCGAGTATCACCCCCAATTCACACAGGCCCCAGCGGTAGCAGCTGCACCACCTCCAGCACCCTCAGCCTATCAAACAATAGTTTATCAACAACCCATGTATTATGCAACACAACAATTCCAGTACCAACCAACG CAAACCATGCAGGCACAGTGGGGAGCGGCTCCACAGTGGAGGTGGGTCACCCCAGCCTCGTACCCACAG CCTGAGTGTAGTTCCCAGTGTTTGGTTGAACCCAGCAGCTTAGCACAGAGGGATCATACCACGACAGCTGTGGGAAGCACACCCAATGTCTCCACCCACCACGTCCTTGCCACTCCTTCCACATCCTTGTCCAGCAAtgccactaccaccaccaccacaactatGTCTACATCTCTATCCATCACACCAAGTGCCAGCACAAGCACTAGTTCTTTGTCTGATGTAAATATGACTGTGTGCAATTCCCTGCTGTTGATAAAGCCCCTTACTGTAAATGGAAGGCCTGCACTGGCAAATGGTAAAACGAAGTCGCTCTCCAGTCTCGTCAGTAATGCAGTTGACACTAATAATAATCTACCTGAG GTTAACAAAGAAGCTGTATGCAGCACCCCACACGTATCCCATACGGCTACAAGTGATCTAGACGTGTCCTCTGATAGTGCAAGTAAAATGTCTTCTAGTGCAACAACAGTCAACACTATTGACAGCAGCAGTACCAACCACAATGCAAAAGAAGAGAGTGATTGCATTGCTGATAATGTGCCTCAGGTATTCCAAAATTTTGCCATCAGAACTTCAAGAGAGGCCTTCAACGATTGTGATACGCTCTTACCTGTACACCCTGAGGTTAAGCCCAGTATAGAGAACTATAGTAGTGAAGTTCCCGACTCAGAACATGTCTATCAAGATTCAAGTAACACATCGTCCTTACCCCCTGGACTTCCCTATGGTGTCTTTCCATCGGCCAGACATGTCTCTTCATGTCCTCATTATACTGGGGAGGTGGTGTCAGGACCAAGAAGTCTAGTTCCTCAACATGTGTCATCACCTGTCATTATGATCCCTTCATTAGCATCCCTTAATAAGCCAGTAAATTCATCTCCACTTTATGATCTCACTTCTAAGTCTAATACTTATAAAACCAATCATGCGGTAAGATCTCAGGTATCACCCTCGCCACCAGCTGCCCAGCCACAGATAGTATCTTTCTCCACAGTTCCCATAAGTCCCTTAACGGCATCATTAGAAATCGCAAAAACCATGCCGACTTGTGTTGTCATTACCTCTACCAAAGATACCATGGCTTGTAATGCAGATGCCATGAGTTCCACTAGTGTGACCACTTGtatcactactactactgccaCTTCAATAAGCACAACTAGCACGGTTCTAAGCAACACGCAAAGCTTGTGTAGTCCTGTGAATCATGACTCTCATTATTCATATAGGCCAAGTTCTGTTTTTACTCCTCCCCCAGTGAACAGTGTTAGTCAGTCTTCATATAGATATGCAAACCAAAGTATGTGGATGATAGTGCCGTCCTATCATGTTTGGAGGGCTGGGATGCCATGCTATCAGTTGCCAGCCCCATTGCCGACCCAATGGCCTGTGCCACCTCCCCCATCATTCTATGCTACCTCATGTATGAATTATACTTCTCCTACTTACTCTGGGACAACATCTGTGTCTTCCATGTTTACAGAACCTGTCTGCAGTGGCCTTACCTTGCTCAACAATTTTCCAGCAAGGGACCAAACATCCAGTGAGGAAACTGGGTTGGGTTTCGTTCACAGCAAACAGTGTGAGAAGAATTACCAGAGCAGTTTGGGAGAGAACAGTGGTGCTGACAGTAGAGTTCTTTTGCATATCCCTCCGTTGGCATCAAGTCCAAGAGTAAAGTATGGGGAGCATTCTATGcagaaaaaatcaaaaggttcCAGAAATTCAAAACCGTCCCATCTGAACCGATCGTCGCCTTGCAAAGCCATTCCTCCTCCATCAAAAAATCTGCGTCCTTCTAAGATATCTTGCCAACCTGCGTCAAGATCTTTCAACCCTGCCGCGGAAGAGAATGACCCTAGACCTCCGAGAGACTTTGAAGACAGCTGTGGGTTAATGCCTATTACCCCCCCTCCTACCCCAGTCCTGAAATCCGATAGTAGTGCTATTATTGTAAGTGATACAAATGTGTGTTGA